DNA from Chitinophaga pendula:
AAGTACTGTAACACAATTGCAGGCGTATATTGATAACAATCAAGCAATAATATACATTTCTGCATTTACACATTTTACAGCAACTTTGCCTTTTGCAACCACTCAAACCTGCACCTTGCTACAAAAAGAGCTACGCGTAATATTTATATCACTGATCGTAAGTTTGCTGCTTACAGGGGTAAAGTTTGCCGCCTATTTTTTAACCCACTCCGTAGCTATCCTGTCAGACGCCCTCGAATCGATCATTAACGTGGTCGCTGGCGCCTTTGCCTGCTACAGTATCTACCTGGCTAGTAAGCCCAAAGATGAAAACCATCCCTATGGTCACGGGAAAGTCGAATTCTTCTCCATCGGCTTTGAAGGGGCCATGATCTTTATCGCAGGTTGCCTGATACTTTTTAAAGCCATCCAGTTTTTTATTACACCTCAGCCGCTGCACGAAATGGGGCAGGGGCTCATACTTATCGCAATCACCACCTTGGCCAACCTGTTGCTGGGACTTTTTCTGGTACGCTCCGGCAAGAAGTTACGTTCCATCACCATCTCTGGTAATGGCCAGCATATCATGACCGATGTCTATAGCAGCGCCGGACTTATAGCCGCGTTGCTGATAATCCGCTATACCGGATGGGTCTGGATGGATCCCGCAATCTCTTTGCTGATGGGACTGCTTATCCTGCGGAAAGGATATCAGCTGCTCCGTCGTTCCATCTCCGGCCTGATGGATGAAACAGATATGCAGATGGTAGAACAGGTGATCGACATTTTGTCAAAGAATCGCCGGAAAAGCTGGATAGATGTACATAACATGCGGGTACAACAATATGGCAACAATTATCACATAGATTGCCATGTCACATTACCTTATTATATGGAACTGGTCGATGCCCATGACGAATTAAAGGCCATAGAACACCTGGTCAACCAGGAGATCACCTCCGGCGAAACGGAACTCTTTATACACGCTGACCCTTGCATTCCTTCCTGCTGCCATTACTGCCAGCTGTTTGAATGTCCCGTACGTCAACATACATTTACCGGTAAAATCGATTGGACGAAAGAAAATGTATTACCCAACAGGAAACATGGGGTAGAAGAAAAATCCTCCGCTACGACATGACACAGGATCGGATTATTATTCCTCCCCGGCTTCTTCTCCTGCACCGTGCCCCATAATCTCATGGATAGGCTTTACCGCCTGGTAAATGCCCCTGTTGTACTTGTTACCTAATATAATCAATGTGGAAGAGTCCTGTATAAAGCGGTAGAATACGGTATTGTTGCCACGCCACCAGCCATTGTGATATACGATCTTAGTGCTGTCAGGATATATCATCAGTCTCCATCCCAATCCATAATTACGGATACCAGGCTTTTCATTGCTGTAAGGGGTATACGCCTCTTTTAAAGTTTCCGGCTTCAACAACTTACCTGAATACAGCGCCTGATCCCATTTCAGCATATCCTGCACCGTACTGTAAATGCCTTTATCTCCCTCTACACCGTCTAGGTTCGTATCCGGCTCCGCCTGTCCGTTGTACTTGTGACTAACCGTCTGATGGGGGCGGGGAGCACGGGTAGGATCATAGACGAACGTATTACCCATACCCAATGGAGCAAAAAAGGTCTGCTCCATAAAAGTAGCATAAGGCTGACCACTGACCTTTTCAATGATAGCAGCCAGCAGCATATAATTGGTATTACAATATTGGAAATGCGTGCCCGGCTGATGCGCCAGCGGTGGCTTATGAGCAGTCATCAACCGGATGATCTCCTCATTAGTTAAAAACTGTTTTTTATCCTTGACCAGGCTATCGCAGAAATACAGGTAATTAGGTAACCCGCTCCGGTGGTTCAATAACATACGTATAGTGATACCCATATAAGGGAAATCCGGGAAATACTGTTGTATCGTATCGTCCAGCTTCAATTTCTGCTGCTCCATCAGCCATAACGTAGCCATACCGGTAAAGGTCTTCGACACAGAAGCCAGCTGAAAAGAAGAACTATCAGTAAGCGGCTGCTTGGTTTTGAAGTTTTCCACCCCTTTATATTCTTCAAAAATAACAACCCCCTTGCGGGCAACCAGTATCGCACCATTAAAACCGGAACGAAGTAGCCTGGTATTATAAAAGGTAGCCAGATCCTGTTGCATCCGCTTCGTACGTGGATCATTCAGGATAGCAGCTTTTTCTTGGTCGGTGAGCCCTATAGTATATACGCTATCTGTTTTTTTCTTATTGGCGGCCTTTTTTCTGGCGGCATTACTCTGACAACCGGTGAGTACGGAGAAGGAGATAGCTGATATAGCAAATATACCAGTGATGAATTTCAATCGCTTCATTAACTATTACTGTCTACTGAGTTAGTTGCTGATTTCCAAAAATTACAAGGTGCTAAATTTATTGTACCACTGACGGTTTAACAAATAAATAAGCAATATTTAAGCGTTTTTAAGGCTTTTTTAAGTCATATAACTAAAAAAACTTCAAAAGAAGTCGCAAACTACCCATTATTTTTTGACAAAATCAAATTTGACGCAAGGGTATTTGATTATTGCTTAACATCTACTAGGTTTGTGACTTGTTTTTCCCCATCACCACAATTATTAAGCCAATTGACGGTTGATTTTAACAAAGCCCACGCTGTTATCCCACATGGGAACAGCAACAGGAATATAAATAAAACTAACATGGACCAGCAAAAGATGACAAGTTATCCAAAAGAAAAGATCAGTATTTTATTGTTGGAAAATATCAGCGACGCCGCTGTAGCTGAATTTACCAATGCCGGTTACACCAATGTTCGGAAGTTGAACGGTGCGCTTGGAGAAGAAGAGCTGATCCGGGAGATTAAGGATGTACATTTGCTGGGAATACGATCGAAGACACAGGTTACCCGCAAAGTACTGGAAGCAGCCAATAAATTACAGGCTATCGGGTGTTTTTGTATCGGCACCAACCAGGTAGATCTTAAAAGCGCTACCGAATTCGGAGTAGCCGTTTTTAACGCACCATATAGCAACACACGTTCTGTAGCCGAACTCGTGATAGGATTGTCCATCATGCTTATCCGTCGTATACCCGATAAGAACAAAGCTGCACATGAAGGTATCTGGAGAAAAGAAGCTGCCGGCAGCTTTGAGCTAAGGGGTAAAACGTTAGGCATTATCGGTTATGGCAATATCGGCAGCCAGGTAAGTGTACTCGCCGAGGGAATGGGCATGGATGTGATCTACTATGATGTAGAAACCAAACTACCACTTGGCAATGCATCCCAGGAAAGGAAATTGCACGAACTTCTGGGAAAAGCTGATATCATTTCCCTCCATGTACCGTCCACACCGGCAACTGCCAATATGATCAATCAGCAGACCCTGAAGGATGTAAAAAAAGGTGCCATCTTCATTAACTATGCAAGAGGAGAAGTGGTAGACCTGGATGCATTGAAAGCAGCACTCGAGAGCGGTCAGCTCGCCGGCGCCGCCATAGATGTATTCCCTGTAGAACCAGAAAAAAACGGCGCCGCTTTTACAACGCCACTCCAACAGCTACCCAACGTAATCCTTACCCCCCATATCGGAGGCAGTACAGAAGAAGCGCAGCACAACATCGGCCTGGATGTAAGCAGTAAAATGCTCAATTACCTGGAGAAAGGTGCCAGCTTCGGTTCTCATACCATCCCCGCTTTGAGCGTACCGGCTATAGAAAATACACATCGGATACTACATATACACGAAAACGTACCAGGAGTACTTTCCGAGATCAACACAGCCTTGTCCGGAAAAAAGATCAACGTATTAGGCCAGTATCTTAAAACAAATGACCGTATCGGGTACGTAGTTCTTGATGTAGATATGGAACTATCACAGGAAGCATTGGCACTGCTCAAAGAGGTCAACCATACCATTAAAACAAGGATATTGTACTAAAACTTTAACTTCAACATTCACATAAAGGTGAAAAGAGTGTTTGGCTGATTATGAATAGCTTATAAACCCTCTTTTCACCTTTTGCTTTTTATTGGTATTGCTTTTCTTACTAATTTACAGCCATGATGAAGCGCATTTTACAATTGGAAGAGGTTGGTATGTTGCTGCTGGCCCTGTTCTTATTTCAACAACAAAGCCCATACTCCTGGTGGTTGTTTGCAGCATGTATACTCCTGCCAGACCTGAGCATGTTGGGATATTTGGGAGGGAATAAAGCAGGCGCTTTTTTATACAATCTTTTGCATCATAAAGGCATCGCCATTTTGGTATACCTGGCAGGTAACTACCTGGAAAGTGACCCCTTATTATTCGCAGGGCTGATTCTGTTTGCTCATGCAAGTATGGATCGTATTTTCGGCTATGGTCTTAAACAGCTGACGGGATTCCATGATACACATCTCGGAAAGATCGGGAAAGCCAAGACAGAATAATAGCGTACCCTCAAAAGGGTG
Protein-coding regions in this window:
- a CDS encoding serine hydrolase domain-containing protein: MKRLKFITGIFAISAISFSVLTGCQSNAARKKAANKKKTDSVYTIGLTDQEKAAILNDPRTKRMQQDLATFYNTRLLRSGFNGAILVARKGVVIFEEYKGVENFKTKQPLTDSSSFQLASVSKTFTGMATLWLMEQQKLKLDDTIQQYFPDFPYMGITIRMLLNHRSGLPNYLYFCDSLVKDKKQFLTNEEIIRLMTAHKPPLAHQPGTHFQYCNTNYMLLAAIIEKVSGQPYATFMEQTFFAPLGMGNTFVYDPTRAPRPHQTVSHKYNGQAEPDTNLDGVEGDKGIYSTVQDMLKWDQALYSGKLLKPETLKEAYTPYSNEKPGIRNYGLGWRLMIYPDSTKIVYHNGWWRGNNTVFYRFIQDSSTLIILGNKYNRGIYQAVKPIHEIMGHGAGEEAGEE
- a CDS encoding DUF4260 domain-containing protein, whose protein sequence is MMKRILQLEEVGMLLLALFLFQQQSPYSWWLFAACILLPDLSMLGYLGGNKAGAFLYNLLHHKGIAILVYLAGNYLESDPLLFAGLILFAHASMDRIFGYGLKQLTGFHDTHLGKIGKAKTE
- a CDS encoding cation diffusion facilitator family transporter — its product is MLQKELRVIFISLIVSLLLTGVKFAAYFLTHSVAILSDALESIINVVAGAFACYSIYLASKPKDENHPYGHGKVEFFSIGFEGAMIFIAGCLILFKAIQFFITPQPLHEMGQGLILIAITTLANLLLGLFLVRSGKKLRSITISGNGQHIMTDVYSSAGLIAALLIIRYTGWVWMDPAISLLMGLLILRKGYQLLRRSISGLMDETDMQMVEQVIDILSKNRRKSWIDVHNMRVQQYGNNYHIDCHVTLPYYMELVDAHDELKAIEHLVNQEITSGETELFIHADPCIPSCCHYCQLFECPVRQHTFTGKIDWTKENVLPNRKHGVEEKSSATT
- the serA gene encoding phosphoglycerate dehydrogenase, encoding MDQQKMTSYPKEKISILLLENISDAAVAEFTNAGYTNVRKLNGALGEEELIREIKDVHLLGIRSKTQVTRKVLEAANKLQAIGCFCIGTNQVDLKSATEFGVAVFNAPYSNTRSVAELVIGLSIMLIRRIPDKNKAAHEGIWRKEAAGSFELRGKTLGIIGYGNIGSQVSVLAEGMGMDVIYYDVETKLPLGNASQERKLHELLGKADIISLHVPSTPATANMINQQTLKDVKKGAIFINYARGEVVDLDALKAALESGQLAGAAIDVFPVEPEKNGAAFTTPLQQLPNVILTPHIGGSTEEAQHNIGLDVSSKMLNYLEKGASFGSHTIPALSVPAIENTHRILHIHENVPGVLSEINTALSGKKINVLGQYLKTNDRIGYVVLDVDMELSQEALALLKEVNHTIKTRILY